The Acidobacteriota bacterium genomic interval CAGCGCTTCATGCGGCTCGCTCTGCGGACGCTGGGGCCCCGGGATCGGTTCAACATCGTCCGATTCGATGGTTCGGCGACCGTGCTCGCGCCCGAGCCGCTGGCGAACACGCAGGCGAACGTGGAGCGCGGCCTCGCCGCGGTCGACGGGATGAGCGGATCGGGCGGCACCGAGATGCTGGCGGGGTTCGACGCCGCCCTCTCGCAGCCGCGGGACGCGAGCTGCATCCGCATCGTCGTCTTCCTCACGGACGGCTTCATCGGTAACGAGGAGGACATCTTCCGCGTCGTGCGCGAGCGTCGCGGCGACGCCCGGATCTTCACGCTCGGCATCGGCTCGTCGGTGAACCACCATCTTCTCCGGGGAATGGCCGACCTCGGTCACGGCGCCTACCAGTACATCCGTCCCGACGGGAAGGAGAAGGAGGCCGTCGAGAGGTTCCAGAGCTGGGTGACGAAACCCTACCTGACCGACCTTTCGATCGACTGGGGCAACCTGCGCGTGGAGGACGTGCAGCCTGCGCAGCTTCCCGACCTCTACTCCGGGCAGACGCTGTCGGTGGTCGGCCGGTATCTCTGGGGCGGCACCGACCGCATCATCGTCCGTGGGCGTCTCGGCGGCGTTCCGTGGGAAAAGCAGGTCGAGGTGTCTCTGCCCGATCGCGCACGGAGCCACGCGGCGCTGGCCTCGGTCTGGGCGCGCCAGAGGATCCAGGAATGGCTCATGCGGCCGGGTGACGCGGCCCGACCCGAGATCGAAGCCCAGGTCACGTCGCTGGCTCTCGCCTTCCACCTGATGAGCCCGTTCACCTCTTTCGTCGCCGTGGACGATTCGATCGTCGTGAATCCGGACGGAAATCCGATGCGCGTCGATCAGCCGCTGCCGATGCCGGAGTTCGTGTCGTTCACGGGGTGCTTCGGGGCGGGCGGCCCCGGTCACGGGGAGGCCCTTGGGGTTCCGGAACGGGCCGTCGTTCAGGGCGGTCATCCGGGAGTCGTGGCGCACGGCAACATCGTCGACACCTCGAGCACCATGACCGAGAGCAACTTCAACACCGAGTCCATCGACAGCCTGCCGGTGATTGGCGGCAACTTCCAGGACGTGTTGACTCTCACGCCCGGTGCCACCGACTCGGGCGGCGACGGCAATCCAAACGTGCAGGGCGGCCGTGCTACGGGACTGCAGATTGAGCTCGGAACGGGGGACGTCGCCGATGCGGCGAGCGGAGCCACCGGGCAGAACCTGAACCTCGACGCCGTCGAAGAGATCGAAGTCATCACCTCCGGCACGAGCGCCACGTCCGGACGCGCTCAAGGGGGCCTCATGAACGTCGTCACCCGACCAGTCGAGCCTTCCACGCAGGCCTCGCCGGCGACTCGCCAGCGCCGTGACGAGCCCGGGTTCATCGAGGAGGCCGCGCTCCACGTCCTGGCCGACCTGGCGGACGACGGCCGCCTCTCCCGCTCGGAGGGGCTCCCCGCGCTCGCGGGGCTGCTCGGAGCGCAGTACTCCGACGGCGGCTTCTCGCTGTCCCTTCGCGCGCAGGCGCTTGCCACCTGGGCGCTCGTGGCCGCCGCGACGTCCGAGCCGCGGCTTCCGTGGCTGCCCGCCGCCGTGCGCAGAGCGGCGGACTTCCTGAACGCGTTGCGGGCCGCATCCGAAGCGATCGACCCGATCGACGACGCGTGGGTCGATTCGATTCTCGGGAGGGTGCGCGCGAGCGGGCTTGCAGGTGAATCGTCCGTGAGCGTCGACGGGAGCGGTCGCTGTCAGGACCCGCGGCCGTCTCTCGAGCGGGTGGGAAGGGATGTCGGCCCGACAGGCGCGAGACTGATCGAGCGGATTCTCGCCGGGGCCGACGTCGTGCGCGGACGTGCTGCTTCGCGATCTACGGCACCTGGATCGTGACGACCTCGGTCGACTCCATCAGGCTCGTCCCCTTCGTCCTGCCGAGGACCTTGATGTAGATATCCGGGTTGGCCGCGGCGCACACCTTCGCCCACTTCTTCGCCGGGACGGGCCACGAGGTCGTCCTCAGCAGACTGCTCCCGCTCGTCGTCTTCCCCGTTCCCGTGAAGGTCGGCGCCGTCGCGACGAAGACCTTGAACCGGTCGTACGTCTCCCCGGTCCAGGTGATGGTCGGCGGCGCGCCGGCGCAGTTCACGTCGTTGGTCGTAAGGGGGAAAGTGACGGTGAGATCGCAGGCGTCCCCTTCAGGCTGAATGTCGCTGTTCGCCTGAGTGGGGTTGTAGACGGAGACGCAGTTGTCGCAGGCGTCCCCCACCCCGTCCGCGTCGAAATCGACTTGCCCGGGGTTGTCGATCGCCGGGCAATTGTCCGAGCCGTCGCAGACGCCGTCGCCGTCGGCGTCGTTGCAGAGCCGCTGGCCGAAGATGCCGTGGGACGAACCGTCCTGCAGGTAGCTCTGCCAGATCACGACGAAGCGGCCCGTGCCGTCCACGGCGATCGAGGGGTAGTACTGAGTGTTCGTCGTGTAGGTGTTGACCTGGAACTCCGACCCCATCGGCGCCCCGGTGCTGCCGAAGCGCCGCGCGGAGACGCCGGACGAGGAACCGTCCTGGCCGTAGCTCTCCCAGGCGACCACGAAGTCGCCCGATCCGCTCACGGCAATGGACGCGGAGTACTGACCGGTCGTCGTGTACGCGCTGACCCGGAACTCCGCGCCCTGCGGCGCCCCGGCGCTGTCGAATCGTTGCGCGAAGACGCCGGTGTAGGGGCCGTCCTGATAGCGGCTGTCCCAGGCCACCACAAAGCTCCCCGATCCGTCCATGGCGACGGAAGGCCGCTGCTGTTGGTCCGTCGTGTAGGTGTTGACCTGGAATTCGGATCCCAGCGGCGACCCGGCGCTGCTGAACCGCTGGCCGAAGATCCCGAGGCCGTCTCCGTCCTGGCCGAAGTTGGCCCAGACCACGACGAAGTCGCCGGCGGCATCCGACGCGACGGACGGGTAGTACTGGGTGCTCGTCGTGTAGGTATTGACCTGGAACTCGGCGCCCTGCGGTGTCCCGGCGCTGCTGAAGCGTTGCCCGAAGACGCCGTAGGTGTCGCCGTCCTGGCTGGAGCTGTCCCAGACCACCACGAAGTCGCCCGAGCCGTCGGCGGCGATGGAAGGCCGCTGCTGGTTGCCCGTCGTGTACGTGTTGATCTGGAACTCGGCGCCCTGCGGCGCCCCGCCGCTGCCGAATCGCTGTCCGAAGACGCCGAAGGAGGGCCCATCCTGGCCGAAGCTCGCCCAGACCACCACGAAGTTGCCCGAGCCGTCCACGGCGATGGAGGCACGCTTCTGCTCACCCGTCGTGAACGCGTTGATCTGGAACTCTGTCCCCTGCGGCACGCCGGCGCTGCTGAAGCGCTGTCCGAAGACGCCGTCGGCGGAACCGTCCTGGAGCTTGCTCGACCAGACCACCGTGAAGTTGCCCGAAGCGTCCACGGCGA includes:
- a CDS encoding VWA domain-containing protein encodes the protein MPLRHTEVRAEVTGFVARVEVVQTFGNPFETPIEATYVFPLPERAAVDDFVLEVGERRIQGAIRRREEARKTYEAARAAGYTASLLEQERPNVFTQSVSNIAPGNEIRIHLRYIDILSFADGAYRFLYPMVVGPRYSPTGAAPAGAAGVPLPSTIHLEPGRHTAHDIAITVDVDAGVPIHSITSESHKIVVKSLGSSRAQVKLARGDTLPNKDLMLRWDVAAELPEVGVLAHREDDDGFFALLVQPNAEVTSDEAAPKEILFVLDQSGSMNGPPIEMSQRFMRLALRTLGPRDRFNIVRFDGSATVLAPEPLANTQANVERGLAAVDGMSGSGGTEMLAGFDAALSQPRDASCIRIVVFLTDGFIGNEEDIFRVVRERRGDARIFTLGIGSSVNHHLLRGMADLGHGAYQYIRPDGKEKEAVERFQSWVTKPYLTDLSIDWGNLRVEDVQPAQLPDLYSGQTLSVVGRYLWGGTDRIIVRGRLGGVPWEKQVEVSLPDRARSHAALASVWARQRIQEWLMRPGDAARPEIEAQVTSLALAFHLMSPFTSFVAVDDSIVVNPDGNPMRVDQPLPMPEFVSFTGCFGAGGPGHGEALGVPERAVVQGGHPGVVAHGNIVDTSSTMTESNFNTESIDSLPVIGGNFQDVLTLTPGATDSGGDGNPNVQGGRATGLQIELGTGDVADAASGATGQNLNLDAVEEIEVITSGTSATSGRAQGGLMNVVTRPVEPSTQASPATRQRRDEPGFIEEAALHVLADLADDGRLSRSEGLPALAGLLGAQYSDGGFSLSLRAQALATWALVAAATSEPRLPWLPAAVRRAADFLNALRAASEAIDPIDDAWVDSILGRVRASGLAGESSVSVDGSGRCQDPRPSLERVGRDVGPTGARLIERILAGADVVRGRAASRSTAPGS
- a CDS encoding thrombospondin type 3 repeat-containing protein: MKQRVLTAVLVMWVLPSPAVAQPVRIGSEFQVNSYTTNAQIRPSVAVDASGNFTVVWSSKLQDGSADGVFGQRFSSAGVPQGTEFQINAFTTGEQKRASIAVDGSGNFVVVWASFGQDGPSFGVFGQRFGSGGAPQGAEFQINTYTTGNQQRPSIAADGSGDFVVVWDSSSQDGDTYGVFGQRFSSAGTPQGAEFQVNTYTTSTQYYPSVASDAAGDFVVVWANFGQDGDGLGIFGQRFSSAGSPLGSEFQVNTYTTDQQQRPSVAMDGSGSFVVAWDSRYQDGPYTGVFAQRFDSAGAPQGAEFRVSAYTTTGQYSASIAVSGSGDFVVAWESYGQDGSSSGVSARRFGSTGAPMGSEFQVNTYTTNTQYYPSIAVDGTGRFVVIWQSYLQDGSSHGIFGQRLCNDADGDGVCDGSDNCPAIDNPGQVDFDADGVGDACDNCVSVYNPTQANSDIQPEGDACDLTVTFPLTTNDVNCAGAPPTITWTGETYDRFKVFVATAPTFTGTGKTTSGSSLLRTTSWPVPAKKWAKVCAAANPDIYIKVLGRTKGTSLMESTEVVTIQVP